The Alteriqipengyuania halimionae genome contains a region encoding:
- a CDS encoding glycosyltransferase family 2 protein has translation MTNPKMSVVMPVYNVEAYVAEAIQSVLAQTFTDFELIIVDDGGQDGSMDIVRSFYDKRIRIVTQSNRGLAGARNTGIAEARAPYIALLDSDDRWHPEKLRLHYVHLEADKSIGVSFSGSRMIDQSGNKLAVAMRPKLTGIRTEDIFRRNPVGNGSAPVLRRSAIDLAMFSHPEEPSRKCWFDEDFRQSEDIDLWMRLSAAHGVRFEGIAGELTKYRIVRGALSANIVKQYLSWTRMLDKAKLYAPDLVEQHGDSARAYQLRYLARRAVQLGNVELAADLFGQAIRLEPRMLVAEPIKSATTAGAVMAAKVLGPERFRAISQIYLKDAAA, from the coding sequence ATGACCAACCCCAAAATGTCCGTCGTGATGCCCGTCTATAATGTCGAGGCGTATGTTGCCGAAGCCATACAGTCCGTTCTTGCGCAAACCTTCACCGACTTTGAACTGATCATCGTCGATGATGGCGGGCAGGACGGCTCGATGGACATCGTGCGCAGCTTCTACGACAAACGTATCCGCATCGTCACCCAGTCCAACCGCGGTCTTGCCGGTGCCCGAAACACCGGCATCGCGGAGGCGCGCGCGCCCTATATCGCGCTGCTCGATTCCGACGATCGGTGGCACCCGGAGAAGCTGCGCTTGCACTATGTGCACCTCGAGGCGGACAAGTCGATCGGCGTCAGTTTCTCGGGCTCGCGGATGATCGATCAGTCGGGCAACAAGTTGGCGGTGGCAATGCGCCCCAAGCTGACCGGCATCCGGACAGAAGACATCTTTCGCCGAAACCCGGTCGGCAATGGCAGCGCTCCGGTCCTCCGCCGTTCTGCTATCGACTTGGCAATGTTCTCCCATCCTGAGGAACCATCGCGCAAGTGCTGGTTCGACGAGGATTTCCGCCAATCCGAAGACATCGATCTGTGGATGCGCCTTTCAGCAGCCCATGGTGTCCGTTTCGAAGGAATTGCAGGCGAGCTGACAAAATACCGTATCGTCCGCGGTGCGCTCTCGGCCAACATCGTGAAGCAATATCTCAGCTGGACCAGAATGCTGGACAAGGCCAAGCTCTACGCGCCAGATCTGGTGGAGCAGCATGGTGATTCGGCGCGCGCCTACCAATTGCGGTACCTGGCCCGTCGCGCTGTTCAGCTTGGCAATGTCGAGCTGGCCGCCGATCTGTTCGGTCAAGCCATTCGCCTCGAACCGCGCATGCTGGTGGCAGAGCCGATCAAGAGCGCTACGACTGCCGGCGCTGTCATGGCGGCCAAAGTGCTGGGCCCCGAACGATTCCGCGCGATTTCCCAAATCTATCTGAAGGACGCCGCGGCATGA
- a CDS encoding O-antigen ligase domain-containing protein, with product MAAPTDHPQTPAERLISVAIQSTWLLWLVGGLYIAGPVIGWTLALMACWLAYVDTTVSERFARLPVTIWLWLLGMAAMLLILWAGHANFDLGTAKTIKSSIGWAKGWALIALFPLAGALLQVREEVIYRAVCKLGAQTLMLLPLFLLAPFIGLPETLWVSPLKVVGGPGPEYFATTLYTIEPGVGTPRWQFFAPWSPAAGMIAVIFVLLSAREKSAGWRTVGIIAGLALAILSQSRLALVALAVIAPIVWCLGRMDRAWMWYLAAPAMVLLGIFGPSLLEFGEALMNDFSAARADSSRVRAALGRIAMERWQAEAYWFGHGIVENGPHLVEYMPIGSHHSWYGLLFVKGLAGAIALAVPLFITLLVLSWRARHGRVERVALSMVFVMVLYSFGENLEILAYLYWPALVLVGKVLAMREPADERELTQFPQAEPA from the coding sequence GTGGCTGCGCCAACCGATCATCCGCAAACTCCTGCCGAACGCCTGATCTCGGTCGCGATACAGTCCACCTGGCTGCTCTGGCTGGTGGGTGGACTGTATATCGCCGGACCGGTGATCGGCTGGACGCTCGCGCTGATGGCGTGCTGGCTGGCCTATGTCGATACCACGGTCAGCGAGCGCTTCGCCCGATTGCCGGTGACGATCTGGCTGTGGTTGCTGGGCATGGCGGCGATGTTGCTGATCCTGTGGGCAGGCCACGCGAATTTCGATCTGGGCACGGCCAAGACGATCAAGTCTTCGATCGGCTGGGCCAAGGGCTGGGCCCTGATCGCGCTTTTCCCGCTAGCTGGCGCGCTATTGCAGGTGCGCGAGGAAGTGATCTATCGCGCGGTGTGCAAACTGGGCGCGCAGACGCTGATGCTGTTGCCGTTGTTCCTGCTCGCCCCCTTTATCGGCTTGCCCGAAACGCTGTGGGTCTCGCCCCTCAAGGTTGTCGGTGGCCCGGGACCCGAGTATTTCGCCACCACTCTTTACACGATCGAACCAGGCGTGGGCACGCCGCGCTGGCAATTCTTCGCTCCATGGTCTCCAGCGGCAGGGATGATCGCGGTGATCTTCGTACTGCTCTCCGCGCGCGAGAAAAGCGCGGGATGGCGAACCGTGGGGATCATAGCCGGGTTGGCCCTCGCCATCCTCTCGCAATCGAGGCTCGCGCTGGTCGCGCTGGCGGTGATCGCGCCGATCGTCTGGTGCCTCGGCCGCATGGATCGTGCGTGGATGTGGTATCTTGCCGCGCCGGCTATGGTGCTGCTCGGGATATTCGGACCTTCGCTGCTCGAGTTCGGCGAGGCGCTGATGAACGATTTCTCCGCCGCGCGTGCAGATTCCAGCCGGGTGCGGGCGGCTCTGGGCCGGATCGCCATGGAGCGCTGGCAGGCAGAGGCCTATTGGTTCGGCCACGGCATCGTCGAAAACGGGCCTCATCTGGTCGAATACATGCCGATTGGCAGCCATCACAGCTGGTACGGTCTACTGTTCGTAAAAGGCTTGGCCGGTGCGATCGCCTTGGCTGTGCCGCTGTTCATCACGCTGCTGGTTCTGTCATGGCGCGCACGACACGGAAGGGTCGAACGTGTCGCGCTGTCGATGGTGTTCGTCATGGTACTCTATAGCTTTGGCGAGAATCTGGAGATCCTCGCCTACCTCTATTGGCCCGCACTGGTTCTGGTAGGCAAGGTATTGGCGATGCGCGAACCTGCGGACGAGCGTGAGTTGACGCAGTTTCCCCAGGCAGAACCCGCGTAA
- a CDS encoding response regulator: MADLPAEMQIDLLSRRLARAERALEDAETMLDKRMRELSRANVELREREGELVERLDIENQQLLSAQRLAELATIYVEPDRHFTASASFAVLLGYPEGTIVSKKRLGQAIHPLDRERFRAVAKNAFASLEPDRDHSFQHRIRRPDGEVRWLDWHVRRESAGAEDQFVVFATVRDVTESRINARRVRALQLRAERRVKELDRLTDALRQAQAETAVALDRRNRFISEMAHRVRTPMGGLTGAMELLVQRYPGDELAKRGLEAADSLAAIADQLITMADETGTRKTEDCLVPPSLPPGEVAALRAADGKAPRILLAEDTESNAFVITQLVEMLGGEVTAVTNGRDAVDAVRDGHFDAVLMDVMMPIMSGEEATLAIRALPGPEARVPIVGISAHSLQAERESLLTAGMSQCLVKPIRRDALNAALRAALAADGAEEGEMFDLEVFLEAFLVLPESFREKMLEAFRKDLRTNGEELANAIMAGDDKRTGRLAHSLKGICLNVGAVAMVDQLAQIRNAPVDQRESMLAPLREKIAASLMACDDLYGEHVAHAQ; encoded by the coding sequence ATGGCTGATCTTCCAGCCGAAATGCAGATAGACCTGTTGTCTCGCCGTCTTGCACGCGCTGAAAGGGCGCTCGAGGACGCCGAGACGATGCTCGACAAGCGCATGCGCGAGCTCAGCCGCGCCAATGTGGAGCTGCGCGAGCGCGAAGGCGAGCTTGTGGAGCGGCTCGATATCGAAAATCAGCAGCTCCTGAGTGCGCAGCGCCTCGCAGAGTTGGCGACGATCTACGTCGAGCCGGATCGCCATTTCACTGCGTCGGCCAGCTTCGCGGTACTCCTGGGCTATCCCGAGGGGACGATCGTCAGCAAGAAGCGGCTGGGGCAAGCGATCCATCCGCTGGACCGCGAGCGTTTCAGGGCTGTCGCGAAAAACGCTTTTGCCTCGCTGGAGCCGGACAGGGATCACTCCTTCCAGCACCGCATCCGGCGTCCGGATGGGGAGGTGCGCTGGCTCGATTGGCACGTCCGGCGAGAGAGTGCCGGCGCCGAAGACCAGTTCGTGGTTTTTGCCACGGTGCGAGATGTGACGGAAAGCCGGATCAATGCCCGCCGCGTTCGGGCTCTGCAATTGCGCGCCGAGCGTCGCGTGAAAGAACTCGACCGACTTACCGACGCGCTGCGCCAGGCTCAGGCGGAGACAGCGGTCGCTCTGGATAGGCGGAACCGCTTCATCTCCGAGATGGCTCACCGCGTTCGCACTCCGATGGGCGGGCTGACCGGCGCCATGGAATTGCTTGTGCAACGATATCCCGGCGACGAGCTGGCCAAGAGGGGACTGGAGGCGGCGGACAGTCTGGCGGCGATCGCCGACCAGCTGATTACGATGGCGGACGAAACCGGGACAAGGAAGACAGAAGACTGTCTGGTTCCGCCCAGCCTTCCACCCGGCGAAGTCGCTGCGCTCCGCGCGGCGGACGGCAAAGCCCCAAGGATACTGCTGGCCGAGGACACCGAGAGCAATGCTTTCGTCATCACCCAGCTCGTCGAGATGCTGGGAGGAGAGGTCACTGCGGTCACCAATGGGCGCGACGCGGTCGATGCCGTCCGTGATGGCCACTTCGACGCGGTGCTGATGGATGTGATGATGCCGATCATGAGCGGCGAAGAGGCAACCCTCGCCATCAGGGCGCTGCCCGGTCCGGAAGCACGAGTTCCGATCGTGGGCATCAGCGCTCACAGTCTGCAGGCCGAACGGGAGAGCTTGCTGACTGCGGGAATGTCGCAATGCCTCGTCAAACCGATCAGGCGCGATGCGCTCAATGCCGCCTTGCGCGCCGCTTTGGCTGCCGACGGAGCGGAGGAAGGGGAAATGTTCGATCTCGAGGTCTTCCTCGAAGCATTCCTGGTCCTGCCGGAATCCTTCCGTGAAAAAATGCTCGAAGCGTTTCGAAAGGATCTTCGCACGAACGGCGAAGAACTGGCCAATGCGATCATGGCCGGCGATGATAAACGGACGGGCCGGCTTGCACACAGTCTCAAGGGTATCTGCCTCAACGTGGGCGCTGTCGCGATGGTGGATCAGCTCGCCCAGATTCGAAACGCCCCGGTCGATCAGCGCGAGAGCATGCTCGCCCCTTTGAGGGAGAAGATCGCCGCAAGCCTGATGGCCTGCGACGACCTTTATGGTGAGCACGTGGCGCATGCTCAGTAA
- a CDS encoding response regulator transcription factor: MAYILVADDDDILAELVQFRLEGSGHEVQIAEDGEAALEQTRARTPDLIVLDSMMPILSGPEVLRTLRAEERFAKIPVLMLTARNGQEDIVGALRGGASEYMTKPFIPEELLARVEKLLASAASSDG, encoded by the coding sequence ATGGCTTACATACTGGTCGCGGACGACGACGACATCCTGGCCGAACTGGTACAGTTCCGGCTCGAAGGGTCTGGTCACGAGGTTCAGATCGCCGAAGACGGCGAGGCCGCACTGGAGCAGACGCGAGCCCGCACACCCGATCTGATCGTGCTGGATTCCATGATGCCGATCTTGTCCGGCCCCGAAGTCCTGCGCACCCTAAGGGCTGAAGAACGGTTTGCGAAAATTCCCGTACTCATGCTGACAGCACGCAATGGCCAAGAGGACATCGTCGGTGCGCTACGAGGCGGCGCCAGCGAATACATGACCAAGCCATTCATTCCGGAAGAGTTGCTTGCCCGGGTGGAGAAGCTGCTTGCGTCTGCGGCCTCGTCCGATGGCTAG
- a CDS encoding WecB/TagA/CpsF family glycosyltransferase codes for MQRINAAEAQPTVELFGQTLVKGTLEDTAREIVSRAARKQSTVVNFVNAHCVNTLSKDDEYRRALATSDRILPDGSGMSLAARMAGVKLGENLNGTDLFPHICEFAEYSGQAIFLLGGEHGVADGAAAWAARSFPQIDIAGTWHGYFDAEEENALIERINRSGASILFVGFGVPLQEKWIAENRHRIDIPVILGVGGLFDYYSGRIPRAPRMVRAIGCEWAWRLAMEPRRLAKRYIVGNGVFMAHAAQHALESGGLLDKASAMNKRAIDMTIALMALVALFPVFLAVALAIKIEDRGPVFFRQTRIGERGRNFSMIKFRSMYNDAEARRAALLAHSERDGTCFKMKEDPRITRVGRFIRRTSIDELPQLINVLTGEMSLVGPRPALPSEVATYVGQSWRRLGGKPGITCIWQVSGRAEIPFKRQVAMDCAYLRQRGFLTDLSLLLRTVPAVASGRGAY; via the coding sequence ATGCAGCGCATCAACGCCGCCGAGGCGCAGCCGACCGTCGAACTGTTCGGCCAGACCCTCGTCAAAGGCACCTTGGAAGATACGGCACGCGAGATCGTGTCACGCGCCGCCCGTAAGCAATCGACGGTCGTGAACTTCGTCAACGCGCATTGCGTGAACACTCTTTCCAAGGATGACGAATATCGTCGGGCACTCGCCACCAGCGACCGCATCCTGCCCGATGGCAGCGGCATGTCGCTTGCTGCACGCATGGCCGGCGTCAAGCTGGGCGAGAATCTCAACGGTACCGATCTGTTTCCGCACATCTGCGAATTCGCGGAATACAGCGGCCAGGCGATCTTCCTGCTGGGCGGCGAACATGGGGTGGCGGACGGCGCTGCAGCATGGGCCGCGCGCAGCTTTCCGCAGATCGATATTGCGGGAACCTGGCACGGATATTTTGATGCTGAGGAGGAAAACGCACTGATCGAGCGCATCAATCGCTCCGGTGCGTCGATCCTGTTCGTCGGTTTCGGCGTTCCGCTACAGGAGAAGTGGATCGCCGAGAATCGCCATCGCATCGACATACCCGTGATCCTCGGGGTCGGTGGCCTGTTCGACTATTATTCGGGCCGTATCCCCCGCGCGCCAAGGATGGTTCGCGCCATAGGCTGCGAGTGGGCGTGGCGCCTGGCAATGGAGCCCCGTCGCCTCGCCAAGCGTTATATCGTGGGAAATGGGGTCTTCATGGCCCACGCCGCCCAGCACGCGTTGGAGTCCGGTGGTCTGCTCGACAAAGCATCCGCGATGAACAAGCGTGCGATCGACATGACGATAGCGTTGATGGCGCTTGTTGCCCTCTTCCCGGTGTTTCTCGCAGTGGCCCTTGCAATCAAGATCGAGGATCGCGGCCCTGTCTTTTTTCGCCAAACCCGTATTGGTGAGCGCGGACGCAACTTCAGCATGATCAAGTTTCGCTCAATGTACAACGATGCCGAAGCGCGGCGCGCAGCCCTGCTCGCCCATTCGGAGCGCGACGGGACATGCTTTAAGATGAAAGAGGACCCGCGCATCACCCGAGTGGGGCGGTTTATCCGGCGCACCTCGATCGACGAATTGCCGCAGCTCATCAACGTGCTGACGGGCGAGATGTCGCTGGTTGGCCCGCGCCCCGCGCTGCCCTCCGAGGTAGCGACCTATGTTGGGCAGAGCTGGCGGCGGCTGGGTGGCAAGCCGGGCATCACCTGCATCTGGCAGGTGAGCGGACGCGCCGAGATTCCGTTCAAGCGCCAAGTGGCGATGGATTGCGCCTATCTGCGCCAGCGTGGCTTCCTGACCGATCTTTCGCTGCTGCTGCGTACGGTTCCGGCCGTCGCTTCGGGACGGGGGGCTTACTGA
- a CDS encoding glycosyltransferase family 2 protein — MIRNPRFSVIIPVHNAERTIAATLDSVLAQTFTDFEIILIDDGSTDGSIRAMLPYAGKDERVKMIAKSQEGVSATRNLGVELAQGELLAFLDADDCWHSKKLFEHFCLHMREPDIDASFAKIAFRSEHSDGTLAQPITFSTVGDGPLDLETILSENPVCTTSNFVIRRTAFHEMGGFRSGMNHAEDQEFLARFVDEGRKIVGLNHTLVDYRLSPDGLSCDYEAMLAGWRDLSAQFAGRFDVRRGEAIFCRYLTRRILRAGGSALLARRMAFHGLRADWRAFFSDVRRGALTLSAAVCSAMLPQSVRTSMFA; from the coding sequence ATGATACGTAACCCCCGATTTTCCGTGATCATCCCGGTTCACAATGCCGAACGGACCATCGCGGCAACGCTGGACAGCGTCCTTGCCCAGACATTCACGGATTTCGAGATCATCCTTATCGACGATGGTTCTACCGATGGCAGCATCCGGGCGATGCTCCCCTACGCCGGCAAGGACGAGCGCGTGAAAATGATCGCCAAGAGCCAGGAAGGCGTCTCGGCCACCCGCAATCTCGGAGTCGAACTGGCCCAGGGCGAACTGCTCGCATTCCTCGATGCCGACGACTGCTGGCATTCCAAGAAACTGTTCGAGCATTTCTGCCTGCACATGCGTGAACCAGATATCGACGCGAGCTTTGCGAAGATTGCCTTCCGGTCCGAGCACAGTGACGGCACGCTAGCTCAGCCGATCACCTTTTCGACCGTAGGCGACGGTCCGCTCGATCTCGAAACGATCCTGTCGGAAAATCCCGTCTGCACCACCTCCAACTTCGTGATCCGCCGGACAGCTTTCCATGAGATGGGCGGCTTCCGGTCCGGAATGAATCACGCTGAGGACCAAGAGTTTCTCGCCCGTTTCGTGGACGAAGGGCGCAAGATCGTCGGCCTGAACCACACGCTGGTCGACTATCGCCTGAGCCCCGACGGTCTGTCGTGTGATTACGAGGCCATGCTGGCGGGCTGGCGAGATCTGTCTGCCCAGTTCGCCGGTCGGTTCGACGTACGGCGAGGGGAAGCGATCTTCTGCCGCTACCTCACGCGTCGAATCCTGCGCGCAGGGGGATCCGCCCTGCTCGCCCGCCGCATGGCCTTCCATGGCCTGCGGGCCGACTGGCGCGCCTTCTTTTCCGATGTGCGCCGCGGCGCGCTGACGCTCAGCGCCGCGGTCTGCAGCGCCATGCTGCCCCAGTCAGTGCGCACCAGCATGTTTGCCTGA
- a CDS encoding glycosyltransferase family 4 protein — MIDVVHLLDDFAFGGVTRALTVFDHPDLTEHARSRTVAIGKDRLAESFDADLLVTHVPPCWSRLGFLLSLRLRNRDARLVHVEHSYTEGFVREGVPSPGRFTALLRLAYSLYDEIVCVSHAQRDWLAGDIGIPEAKLRVIHPWCGREDLFSLRSISSDYERPLSLVAYGRFAKEKNFVQLIEAVRMFPPAEIELQLIGDGPEMAAMREAAAGAPNIVFRGRIDDPTQFLGDCDAVVVPSRYEAFGLVATEARMAARPILVADVDGLPEQVGEGGLVRPMRTPDEIATAIGDVRTSPFGEMGLSGRRAVVGQAREILAGWKDVFVAAGSRTADEKIIPFVRKAA, encoded by the coding sequence ATGATCGACGTGGTCCATCTGCTCGACGATTTCGCATTTGGCGGAGTGACGCGGGCTCTTACCGTGTTCGACCACCCCGATTTGACCGAGCATGCACGCTCGCGAACCGTAGCCATCGGGAAGGACCGTCTGGCCGAGAGCTTCGATGCGGATCTTTTGGTCACGCATGTCCCGCCCTGCTGGTCGCGGCTCGGGTTTCTCCTTTCGCTGCGCCTGCGCAATCGCGATGCTCGGCTCGTCCATGTCGAGCATAGCTATACCGAGGGGTTTGTCCGCGAGGGCGTGCCGTCTCCGGGCAGGTTCACGGCGCTGCTGCGCCTCGCCTATTCGCTGTACGACGAAATTGTCTGCGTTTCGCACGCGCAGCGCGACTGGCTTGCCGGGGACATCGGCATCCCCGAAGCCAAGTTGCGCGTCATCCATCCGTGGTGCGGGAGGGAGGATCTGTTCTCGCTCCGGTCGATTTCAAGCGACTACGAGCGGCCCCTGAGCCTCGTGGCATATGGACGCTTCGCCAAGGAGAAGAACTTCGTGCAGCTGATCGAGGCGGTTCGCATGTTCCCGCCGGCCGAGATCGAACTGCAGCTGATCGGAGACGGGCCCGAGATGGCCGCCATGCGCGAAGCTGCGGCTGGCGCGCCGAACATTGTGTTCAGGGGCCGGATCGACGATCCCACGCAATTCCTGGGCGACTGCGATGCCGTGGTCGTGCCGTCGCGCTATGAGGCGTTCGGCCTCGTCGCGACCGAGGCCCGTATGGCGGCCCGGCCCATTCTGGTCGCGGATGTAGATGGACTGCCCGAACAGGTAGGCGAGGGTGGCCTGGTGCGACCCATGCGCACGCCGGACGAGATCGCCACAGCGATTGGCGATGTCCGCACGTCGCCGTTTGGCGAGATGGGCCTCTCGGGGCGGCGGGCGGTGGTAGGGCAAGCACGCGAAATATTGGCGGGTTGGAAGGATGTATTCGTCGCCGCCGGAAGTAGGACGGCGGACGAAAAAATCATCCCGTTTGTGCGAAAGGCTGCCTGA
- a CDS encoding oligosaccharide flippase family protein, with protein MFARTIFNRLPAGIAPIAKGLVAYGSAEAATRVVRILAILVIARRTSPELLGTAALALTLFELIRVLANAGIGQRIIAATDEELPALCNTAARLFWAVCLAVASVQLAAASVLFLIWNLSEAALMLAVLSGVYVCMPPALVQVFLLMRDGRLTTTARIAATQAMADHCLTLALVVVWPSAWAIVLPKLLTAPLWTVLTRRARKWSANPASGYAPVREFAAYGPAILGSELIAALRIHADKLVIGALLGSEALGLYYFAFNAGLGITLSFVAACNTVVFPLLCKQAGDDDRARLFRQSFVLGLVLLAPVVAAQALLAPFYVPLVFGAEWIDAAPYIALLSLAALPLYAGSLIGAWLRARKQPFVETRLALAATATGLAGLAAGSTHSLAAACAAYAAGLALVMLPAAIAQLFSPTNQTVPLRGEV; from the coding sequence ATGTTTGCACGTACAATCTTCAACCGGCTGCCCGCAGGCATCGCGCCGATTGCCAAAGGCCTGGTCGCCTATGGCTCGGCCGAGGCGGCGACCCGGGTCGTGCGCATCCTCGCGATCCTCGTGATTGCGCGGCGCACGTCGCCCGAACTGCTCGGCACGGCGGCGCTGGCGCTGACGCTGTTCGAACTGATCCGCGTGCTCGCCAATGCCGGTATCGGCCAGCGCATCATCGCCGCGACCGACGAAGAACTGCCCGCGCTGTGCAATACGGCTGCGCGCCTGTTCTGGGCCGTTTGCCTGGCCGTGGCGAGCGTGCAGCTGGCCGCAGCTTCCGTGCTGTTCCTGATCTGGAACCTCTCCGAAGCGGCGCTGATGCTGGCCGTGCTCTCGGGCGTCTATGTCTGCATGCCTCCTGCGCTGGTGCAGGTTTTCCTGCTGATGCGCGACGGACGCCTGACGACCACGGCGAGGATCGCCGCAACACAGGCCATGGCGGATCACTGCCTGACGCTTGCGCTGGTCGTCGTTTGGCCGAGCGCATGGGCGATCGTGCTGCCGAAACTGCTGACGGCACCGCTGTGGACCGTGCTGACGCGCCGCGCCCGAAAGTGGTCGGCCAACCCCGCCTCCGGGTATGCGCCGGTGCGCGAATTCGCTGCCTATGGCCCCGCCATTCTCGGGTCGGAGCTGATCGCCGCGCTGCGCATCCACGCCGACAAGCTGGTCATCGGCGCTCTGCTGGGGAGCGAAGCGCTGGGCCTGTACTACTTCGCCTTCAATGCCGGGCTGGGCATCACCTTGTCATTCGTCGCGGCCTGCAACACGGTGGTCTTCCCTTTGCTGTGCAAGCAGGCTGGAGACGACGACCGCGCCCGACTGTTTCGCCAGTCCTTCGTTCTGGGTCTGGTGCTGCTGGCCCCGGTCGTCGCCGCGCAGGCGCTGCTGGCACCGTTCTACGTCCCGCTGGTGTTCGGCGCAGAGTGGATCGACGCCGCCCCCTACATCGCGTTGCTCTCGCTCGCCGCGTTGCCGCTCTATGCCGGATCGCTGATCGGTGCCTGGCTGCGCGCCCGCAAACAGCCCTTCGTCGAAACGCGCCTGGCGCTGGCCGCCACGGCAACTGGTCTCGCCGGGCTTGCCGCAGGCTCGACCCACTCGCTTGCCGCAGCTTGCGCTGCCTACGCAGCCGGCCTCGCACTGGTGATGCTGCCCGCGGCCATCGCACAGCTCTTTTCTCCCACCAATCAAACCGTTCCGCTCAGAGGAGAAGTCTGA
- a CDS encoding YaiO family outer membrane beta-barrel protein — protein sequence MASRAAILAALALYATPAFAQEDAREQASEALASGDPERAVEILEQASDTAPEDADLLRRLASAQAASEDLPGALRTIDRALQLAPQDNDIRLARARILLWIDRPHEARQQAEEVAAQDPDYPELGQVLRSIDSTLQPPRRFGVGLAVGASRIELESGTSNTWKSLGMDAFGQVGANTLALSVQHEVRAGSDTRLALRMDHRVGGGTIYLAGAVTPSADFREEWSVSAGGALTLGDNVTALLDVRHSEYAATSVTSLQPALRVSPTGDLDLTARAIVLFQERDDARIGATVRADYRLATGPSLFAGAAVYPDTEAGITRQVRGVFGGVALPLTQRLALTLVGEYEERRQSYTRKGMALGLSWRFGG from the coding sequence ATGGCTAGCAGGGCCGCCATCCTCGCCGCACTGGCATTATACGCCACCCCCGCCTTTGCGCAGGAGGATGCTCGCGAGCAGGCCAGCGAAGCGCTGGCCTCGGGCGATCCCGAGCGCGCGGTCGAAATTCTCGAACAAGCGTCGGACACCGCACCCGAGGATGCCGACCTGCTGAGGCGACTTGCCAGCGCGCAGGCCGCATCCGAGGATCTGCCAGGCGCTCTCAGGACAATCGATCGCGCCTTGCAGCTTGCTCCGCAAGACAACGATATCCGGCTTGCCCGCGCGCGTATCCTTTTGTGGATTGATCGACCTCACGAAGCGCGGCAACAAGCGGAGGAGGTCGCTGCCCAGGATCCAGACTATCCCGAACTCGGGCAGGTTCTTCGCTCCATCGACAGCACGTTGCAACCACCGCGACGCTTTGGCGTGGGGCTGGCGGTTGGGGCGTCGCGCATCGAACTCGAAAGTGGTACCAGCAATACCTGGAAGTCCCTCGGCATGGATGCCTTCGGACAGGTTGGCGCAAACACGCTGGCCCTATCTGTCCAGCACGAGGTGCGCGCCGGCTCGGATACACGACTGGCTTTGCGGATGGACCACCGGGTCGGAGGAGGCACGATCTATCTGGCGGGAGCGGTCACGCCATCTGCCGATTTCCGTGAAGAATGGAGCGTGTCTGCCGGGGGTGCGCTAACGCTGGGGGACAATGTTACGGCCCTGCTGGATGTGCGCCATTCGGAATATGCGGCAACTTCGGTCACGTCGCTTCAGCCTGCGCTACGCGTTTCTCCAACCGGCGATCTCGACCTGACCGCGCGCGCGATCGTACTTTTCCAAGAGCGGGACGATGCCAGAATTGGTGCGACCGTGCGAGCCGATTACCGGCTTGCGACAGGCCCGTCGCTATTTGCCGGCGCGGCGGTCTATCCGGATACCGAAGCGGGCATTACGCGACAGGTCCGAGGCGTGTTCGGTGGGGTTGCCCTGCCACTTACCCAGCGATTGGCCCTAACGCTGGTCGGAGAATACGAAGAGCGACGGCAGAGCTATACGCGTAAAGGGATGGCGCTTGGTTTGAGTTGGCGGTTTGGTGGCTAG
- a CDS encoding response regulator transcription factor, with translation MARIILAEDDDIVGELVVNHLMDAGHAVGWLQNGDEALSVIRRKIPDLVILDHHMPERSGRDVLREMRKEEDLVLVPVLMLTAMSGKTDEDIAFYEGADDFMTKPFSPRDLEARVEALLKKSRRVLSQALAGRD, from the coding sequence ATGGCACGAATAATCCTGGCCGAAGATGATGACATTGTCGGCGAACTGGTGGTGAACCATCTGATGGACGCCGGACATGCCGTAGGCTGGCTGCAGAATGGTGACGAGGCGCTGTCCGTCATCCGGCGCAAAATCCCCGATCTGGTCATACTGGACCACCATATGCCCGAACGATCCGGCCGTGATGTCCTGCGGGAAATGCGCAAGGAAGAAGACCTGGTGTTGGTCCCGGTCCTGATGCTGACCGCCATGTCGGGCAAAACGGATGAGGACATCGCCTTTTACGAAGGAGCGGATGACTTCATGACCAAGCCATTCAGCCCTCGAGACCTGGAAGCGCGGGTCGAAGCATTGCTTAAGAAATCGAGACGAGTGCTTTCGCAAGCGCTCGCGGGCCGTGATTGA